CTTGGGCATGTAAAAGAAGTGGTTCATGCGGTACGTTATTTTCTTGATCCAGCTTCACAATACGTGACGGGACATATTCTCTCTGTAAATGGCGGTTGGTACACGTAACCGTGCATAGAGTAACCTGAAGATGCGCAAGCTAGGATATGAAGTCAACTATAGGAGGTTGAAGGCATGTCCATCCTGGATAATTTTGATTCATGGAAAGGCTTTTTAGGAGACCGTCTCGAACATGCAGAAGGGCAAGGGTATGACCAAAAAGCCATTTCGGAAATCGCATTCCAAATTGGCGGGTATCTTGCAGAAGAAGTCGAAGGCAAAAACGAAGAAGAGCGTATTTTAGCTGAGCTTTGGAAAGTCGCTGACGAAAAAGAACAGCATGCCATCGCAAATATGATGGTCAAGCTTGTGAAACAAGGCGGAAACGACCACAAATAACAGGGCCAAGTTTGGCCCTGTTTTTTCAAGTTCTAACGGGTGAATTTAGATGTGTGAAT
This window of the Aureibacillus halotolerans genome carries:
- a CDS encoding DUF3243 domain-containing protein, whose product is MSILDNFDSWKGFLGDRLEHAEGQGYDQKAISEIAFQIGGYLAEEVEGKNEEERILAELWKVADEKEQHAIANMMVKLVKQGGNDHK